ACTAAAGCCAAGTCATACCGGGAAAAGCGGTTATAGGTATTATTCACAACAACAGCTTCAAAATTATCTGGGTTTTAAAGGCGGAAACATAACTAAAAGAAAAGTTGTAGGATATTGCAGGGTATCAAGTAATAAGCAAAAAGATGACCTTGAAAGGCAGATTGAAAATATAAAGTCTTATATGATAGCGAAAGGGTATTCTTTTGAAGTTATTACGGATATAGGAAGTGGAATTAACTACAACAAAAAAGGACTAAATCAATTAATTGATATGATTGTTGCTTCTGAGGTAGAAAAGATTGTTGTTTTGTATAAAGATAGGTTATTAAGATTTGGATACGAATTGATAGAAAACCTGTGCAGTAAATACGGTACAACTATTGAAATAATTGATAATACAGAAAAGACAGAAGAACAGGAATTAGTTGAAGATTTAGTTCGGATTGTAACTGTATTTAGTTGCAAGTTACAAGGCAGGAGAGCCAATAAAGCCAAAAAAATGATAAAGGAGCTGTTGGAAGATGATAATAGCCCTGAAAGTCAGGCTTGAACCCAACAACAAGCAAAAAACAAAATTGTTTCAGAGTGCAGGAGTTGCAAGATGGGCATATAACTGGACGCTTGCCAAACAAGAAGAAAATTATAAAAGCGGTGGCAAATTCATTAAAGACGGAGACTTGAGAAAAGAATTAACGTTTTTAAAGAAGACTGAAAAATACAAGTGGCTTAATGATTACAGCAACAACATAACCAAACAAGCCATAAAGGATGCCTGTGATGCTTACTATAAGTTTTTTAAAAAGCTTGCCGATAAACCAAAATTTAAAAGCAGGAAGAAAAGCCAGCCAAAATTTTATCAAGATACCGAAAAAATAAAATTCAAAAATGGCAAGGTTAGATTAGAAAAAATTGGTTGGGTAAGACTTTCAGAAAAAGACAGGATACCGGAAAATGCAAAATATACAAACCCAAGGGTAAAGTTTGACGGAATACACTGGTATGTGTCTGTAGGCATTGAGGCAGAGCAAGAGGCTGTTGAGCTTACAGGCGAAAGTATAGGTATTGATTTAGGGATAAAGAACTTGGCTGTATGCTCAAACGGAATGACCTTTAAAAACATCAACAAAACCAAAAGAGTTAAAAAATTAGAAAAGAAATTGCGCAGGTTGCAGCGCAAGGCATCAAACAAATACCAAAAAAACAAGGAAGGAGGAAGTTGCGTCAAAACAGGCAACATTATAAAACTTGAAAAAAACATTAAAAAGTTGTACAAACGTCTTGATAACATCAGAACTGACAACAGGCATAAAGCAACTGCCGAGATAGTGAAAACCAAGCCATCAAGGATAGTTATGGAAAACCTGAATGTCAGTGGTATGATGAAAAACAAACACCTGTCAAAATCAATCGTATAA
This is a stretch of genomic DNA from Petroclostridium xylanilyticum. It encodes these proteins:
- a CDS encoding IS607 family transposase, with translation MKYYSIGEFAELIGVTQQTLRNWDKTGKLKPSHTGKSGYRYYSQQQLQNYLGFKGGNITKRKVVGYCRVSSNKQKDDLERQIENIKSYMIAKGYSFEVITDIGSGINYNKKGLNQLIDMIVASEVEKIVVLYKDRLLRFGYELIENLCSKYGTTIEIIDNTEKTEEQELVEDLVRIVTVFSCKLQGRRANKAKKMIKELLEDDNSPESQA